From one Halococcus agarilyticus genomic stretch:
- a CDS encoding PIN domain-containing protein yields MKVLDATFLIDYLGGVSATKDFYEEYGGGAEAWIMPTPAYAEVLAGEGNLPDGDVAGAVEALAWGQVYGVDEQLAVTAAEIADEVGPEGPYLDGCDALIAATGRELDAPVVSADDDLTHPETGAVVDVLEYR; encoded by the coding sequence ATGAAGGTTCTCGATGCGACCTTCCTCATCGACTATCTCGGCGGCGTCTCCGCGACGAAGGACTTCTACGAGGAGTACGGTGGCGGAGCGGAGGCGTGGATCATGCCTACGCCGGCCTACGCGGAGGTGCTCGCTGGCGAGGGGAATCTTCCCGACGGGGACGTTGCCGGTGCTGTGGAGGCCCTCGCGTGGGGGCAGGTATACGGAGTCGACGAGCAGCTCGCCGTTACCGCGGCCGAAATCGCGGACGAGGTCGGCCCGGAGGGACCGTATCTCGATGGCTGCGATGCGCTGATCGCTGCGACCGGACGGGAGCTGGATGCGCCGGTCGTCTCCGCCGACGACGACCTGACGCACCCCGAAACCGGAGCCGTCGTCGACGTGCTCGAATACCGATGA
- a CDS encoding 50S ribosomal protein L39e, whose protein sequence is MGKNSKAKKKRLGKLERQNSRVPAWVIMKTDRDTMRNPKRRNWRRSDTDE, encoded by the coding sequence ATGGGCAAGAACTCGAAAGCCAAGAAGAAGCGGCTGGGGAAGCTCGAACGCCAGAACTCCCGAGTGCCGGCGTGGGTCATCATGAAGACCGACCGCGACACGATGCGCAACCCGAAACGGCGCAACTGGCGGCGGAGTGACACGGACGAATGA
- a CDS encoding signal recognition particle protein Srp54 — protein sequence MVLDDLGSSLRGTLDRLQGKTRLDEEDVEEVVREIQRSLIQADVEIGLVMELSESIEQRALEEEPPGGTTARDFVLRIVYEEMVDLVGESTDLPLEPQTILLAGLQGSGKTTTAAKMAWWFSKKGLRPAVIQTDTFRPGAYDQAKEMAERAEVTFYGDPDADDPVQIARDGLAATEEADIHIVDTAGRHALEEGLIDEIQEIDEVVEPDRSLLVMDAALGQGAKDQAQRFEEAIGIDGVAITKLDGTAKGGGALTAVNETDSSIAFLGTGETVQDVERFEPNGFISRLLGMGDLKQLAERVERAMADTDTDEEDWDPEDILDGQFTLKDMRHQMDAMNKMGPLDQVLDMIPGLGGGIKDQLPDDAMDVTQDRMRSFDIVMDSMTEDELENPRSVGASQTRRIARGSGQPEERVQELLEQHRMMERTLKQFQGMGDADMQRMMKRMEGEGGGGMGGMGGMGGGGGPFG from the coding sequence ATGGTACTCGACGATCTCGGGAGTTCCCTTCGGGGAACCCTCGACCGACTTCAGGGAAAGACCAGGCTCGACGAGGAAGACGTCGAGGAAGTAGTGAGAGAAATCCAGCGCTCGCTGATCCAGGCCGACGTCGAGATCGGCCTCGTGATGGAGCTCTCCGAGAGCATCGAGCAGCGCGCGCTCGAAGAGGAGCCCCCCGGCGGCACCACGGCTCGGGACTTCGTCCTCCGGATCGTCTACGAGGAGATGGTCGACCTCGTCGGCGAGTCGACCGATCTGCCTCTCGAACCCCAGACCATCCTGCTCGCGGGGCTCCAGGGGTCGGGGAAGACCACGACCGCGGCGAAGATGGCGTGGTGGTTCTCGAAGAAGGGGCTCCGGCCAGCGGTGATCCAGACCGACACCTTCCGACCAGGCGCGTACGATCAGGCGAAGGAGATGGCCGAACGCGCGGAAGTCACCTTCTACGGCGACCCCGACGCCGACGACCCCGTCCAGATCGCCCGCGACGGGCTGGCGGCGACCGAGGAGGCCGACATCCACATCGTCGACACCGCGGGTCGCCACGCCTTAGAGGAGGGGCTGATCGACGAGATCCAGGAAATCGATGAGGTCGTCGAACCCGATCGAAGCCTGCTCGTGATGGACGCGGCGTTGGGCCAGGGAGCGAAGGACCAGGCCCAGCGCTTCGAGGAGGCCATCGGGATCGACGGCGTCGCGATCACCAAGCTCGATGGGACCGCGAAGGGTGGGGGCGCACTCACGGCGGTCAACGAGACCGACTCCTCGATCGCGTTTCTCGGGACGGGTGAGACGGTACAGGACGTCGAGCGCTTCGAGCCCAACGGGTTCATCTCCCGACTGCTGGGGATGGGCGACCTCAAGCAGCTCGCCGAGCGGGTCGAGCGCGCGATGGCCGACACCGACACCGACGAGGAGGACTGGGATCCCGAGGACATCCTGGATGGCCAGTTCACCCTGAAGGACATGCGCCACCAGATGGACGCGATGAACAAGATGGGGCCGCTCGATCAGGTGCTCGACATGATCCCCGGATTGGGCGGCGGGATCAAGGACCAGCTCCCCGACGACGCGATGGACGTCACCCAGGATCGGATGCGGAGCTTCGACATCGTGATGGACTCGATGACCGAAGACGAGCTCGAAAACCCCCGATCCGTGGGCGCGAGCCAGACTCGCCGGATCGCGCGCGGCAGCGGCCAGCCCGAAGAGCGGGTCCAGGAACTCTTAGAGCAGCACCGCATGATGGAACGAACGTTGAAACAGTTCCAGGGGATGGGCGACGCCGACATGCAGCGGATGATGAAGCGGATGGAGGGCGAGGGCGGCGGCGGCATGGGCGGAATGGGTGGGATGGGGGGTGGTGGCGGACCGTTCGGGTAA
- a CDS encoding lamin tail domain-containing protein codes for MRRLAWVLVACVVLAGCAGTTPGTTEPTTSTVETPSITTAPAATATSGTTVDRPGGRAATVTRVVDGDTIEVRYANGTIDTVRLLGVDTPEVHVANDPPEFEGVPDSEAGSACLRDAGRNASAFVERALADEQVRLVAGGDRRDRYGRLLAFVRHDGTAVNYRLVAEGYARVYDTSFAGRERFDRAEARAQRERLGLWTCATDSTESGATTGERSEPGGLVITDIEPDAPGNDNANPNGERIVFENRGETRIDLGGWTVSDAADHRYTFPSEFALGPGERVTLHTGTGSDTASELYWGASGAVWNNDGDTVTVRNEVGETVAERSYG; via the coding sequence ATGCGCCGCCTCGCGTGGGTTCTCGTGGCCTGTGTCGTCCTCGCCGGCTGCGCGGGAACGACGCCGGGGACGACCGAGCCCACGACGTCGACGGTCGAGACACCTAGCATCACGACGGCTCCGGCGGCGACTGCCACGAGCGGAACGACCGTCGACCGACCGGGAGGGCGGGCAGCGACCGTTACCAGGGTCGTCGACGGCGACACCATCGAGGTCCGATACGCGAACGGAACGATCGATACGGTTCGGCTGCTCGGCGTCGACACCCCGGAAGTCCACGTCGCGAACGATCCACCGGAGTTCGAGGGAGTCCCCGACAGCGAAGCAGGGAGCGCCTGTCTCCGGGACGCGGGCCGGAACGCGAGCGCGTTCGTCGAACGGGCCCTCGCGGACGAGCAGGTGCGCCTCGTGGCCGGCGGCGACCGCCGCGACCGCTACGGCCGGCTGCTGGCGTTCGTCCGGCACGACGGGACTGCGGTCAACTATCGCCTCGTCGCCGAGGGGTACGCCCGGGTGTACGACACCTCGTTCGCGGGTCGCGAGCGGTTCGATCGGGCCGAGGCACGCGCCCAGCGGGAGAGACTCGGTCTCTGGACGTGTGCGACCGATAGCACCGAATCGGGAGCGACGACCGGCGAACGGTCGGAACCGGGTGGACTCGTGATCACCGATATCGAGCCGGACGCACCGGGCAACGACAACGCGAACCCCAACGGGGAGCGAATCGTGTTCGAGAATCGGGGGGAGACACGCATCGACCTCGGCGGCTGGACCGTGAGCGACGCTGCCGATCACCGATACACGTTCCCGAGCGAATTCGCGCTCGGACCAGGCGAGCGGGTCACGCTCCACACGGGGACCGGATCGGACACCGCGAGCGAGCTGTACTGGGGAGCGTCGGGAGCCGTCTGGAACAACGACGGCGACACCGTGACGGTGCGGAACGAGGTGGGAGAAACGGTCGCCGAGCGGTCGTACGGCTGA
- a CDS encoding magnesium transporter — MPTEWTFRAITRALLPVLVVLTLVELGSGFVLGSFEATLLRYPALLVLVPVTIGTAGNLGSVLAARLSTAFHLGTLSFSPTDDTLAGNAVATVGLALTVFPVVGAGAWALTALTAGSRLALPTVVLVATASGAVLAVLAVAVTIVATYAAYRYGLDPDDLVIPVVTNVCDVLGVLVLFGVVQIVI; from the coding sequence GTGCCGACCGAGTGGACGTTCCGGGCGATCACGCGGGCGCTGTTGCCCGTCCTCGTCGTGCTCACGCTCGTCGAACTCGGGAGCGGGTTCGTGCTCGGCTCGTTCGAGGCCACCCTCCTCCGCTACCCCGCGCTGCTCGTGCTCGTGCCGGTCACGATCGGCACGGCGGGTAATCTGGGCAGCGTGCTCGCCGCGCGGCTCTCGACCGCCTTCCACCTCGGCACGCTCTCCTTTTCCCCGACCGACGACACCCTCGCGGGCAACGCCGTCGCCACCGTGGGGCTCGCGCTCACCGTCTTCCCGGTCGTCGGTGCTGGCGCGTGGGCGCTCACCGCACTCACCGCCGGCTCGAGGCTCGCACTCCCGACGGTGGTGCTGGTCGCGACCGCGAGCGGCGCGGTGCTCGCGGTGCTCGCCGTCGCCGTCACGATCGTGGCGACCTACGCCGCCTACCGGTACGGACTCGACCCCGACGACCTCGTGATCCCGGTCGTGACGAACGTCTGTGACGTGCTCGGGGTGCTCGTGCTGTTCGGGGTCGTCCAGATCGTGATCTGA
- a CDS encoding molybdopterin-dependent oxidoreductase, whose translation MGSRLELPPRLVDWSILGAVCFAVATGLLGLVSGRTGDAWVFVTHGIGGLSLVLLLFWKLRRVRHRVTDRVAWDRYTPLSILLGIVAIAALATGAYWTFGGRFGIGPWTGLFVHMALGVLVVPLLLVHLRGRFRAPSTDDFAGRRTALSGLAVVGFGALTWRLQREANRLFGLAGADHRFTGSREDGSGEGNAFPVTSWVADDPDPIDPDDWQLRIGGRVERELSLDSETIDSDEGRRAVLDCTSGWYSEHAWRGVRVGDLLDSAEPIDEAEWISFRSVTGYRWSLPLDEARDALLATHVDGERLSHGHGFPLRLVAPGRRGFQWVKWVETVEVRRKRDTSEWLAIFVSGFDEASADRATDRR comes from the coding sequence ATGGGGTCGCGTCTCGAACTCCCGCCGCGGCTGGTCGACTGGTCGATCCTCGGAGCCGTGTGCTTCGCGGTCGCCACCGGCCTGCTCGGGCTCGTTTCGGGACGCACCGGCGACGCGTGGGTGTTCGTGACCCACGGGATCGGCGGGCTCTCGCTCGTCCTCCTGCTGTTCTGGAAACTCCGCCGGGTGCGCCATCGAGTGACCGACCGAGTGGCGTGGGACCGATACACCCCGCTCTCGATTCTGCTGGGGATCGTCGCCATCGCGGCGCTCGCCACCGGGGCCTACTGGACGTTCGGTGGCCGTTTCGGGATCGGTCCGTGGACGGGGCTGTTCGTCCACATGGCGCTCGGCGTGCTCGTCGTTCCCCTCTTGCTCGTCCACCTGCGCGGACGGTTCCGGGCCCCGAGCACCGACGATTTCGCCGGACGACGGACTGCACTGAGCGGCCTCGCCGTCGTGGGCTTTGGCGCGCTGACGTGGCGACTCCAGCGCGAGGCCAACCGGCTGTTCGGGCTCGCGGGCGCGGATCACCGGTTCACCGGGTCGCGCGAGGACGGCAGCGGCGAGGGAAACGCGTTCCCGGTCACGAGCTGGGTCGCCGACGATCCCGATCCGATCGATCCCGACGACTGGCAGCTCCGGATCGGTGGCCGGGTCGAGCGCGAACTCTCACTCGACAGCGAAACGATCGACTCCGACGAAGGACGCCGTGCCGTGCTCGACTGCACCAGCGGCTGGTACTCGGAGCACGCCTGGCGGGGTGTCCGGGTCGGCGACCTCCTCGATAGCGCCGAACCGATCGACGAGGCGGAGTGGATCTCCTTTCGATCGGTGACGGGCTATCGCTGGAGCCTCCCTCTCGATGAAGCGCGCGACGCGCTGCTCGCGACCCACGTCGACGGCGAGCGACTCTCTCATGGCCACGGCTTTCCTCTCCGGCTCGTCGCGCCCGGTCGGCGCGGGTTCCAGTGGGTGAAGTGGGTCGAGACAGTCGAAGTGCGTCGAAAGCGTGACACGAGCGAGTGGCTGGCGATCTTCGTCAGCGGATTCGACGAGGCGAGCGCGGACCGTGCTACGGATCGTCGGTGA
- a CDS encoding metal-dependent hydrolase has translation MYRQGHIGVGLLCYAPAGYAMLSTGRVALAVAGFAVMIWLAMLPDIDMRLPYVTHRGPTHTLGFAVIVGLVCGAVGWFLGSELVMFEPRLLASFGFGLGALAVVAHLIADWLTPMGIAPFWPLSARRFSLGFARASSTLANGFLFVLGVGATAAVLWVTGLIG, from the coding sequence GTGTACCGCCAGGGCCACATCGGCGTCGGGCTGCTTTGCTACGCCCCAGCTGGCTATGCGATGCTTTCGACCGGGCGGGTCGCGCTCGCTGTTGCCGGGTTCGCGGTGATGATCTGGCTCGCCATGCTGCCAGACATCGATATGCGGCTTCCGTATGTCACTCATCGAGGCCCGACCCACACGCTCGGGTTCGCGGTGATCGTTGGGCTCGTATGCGGTGCAGTCGGCTGGTTTCTCGGATCTGAGCTAGTTATGTTCGAGCCACGGCTGCTTGCCTCGTTCGGGTTCGGACTCGGTGCGCTGGCGGTCGTCGCCCATCTGATCGCCGACTGGCTGACGCCGATGGGGATCGCGCCGTTCTGGCCGCTGTCGGCCCGTCGGTTCTCGCTCGGGTTCGCTCGCGCATCGAGCACGCTCGCGAACGGGTTTCTGTTCGTGCTCGGCGTCGGCGCGACGGCCGCGGTGCTGTGGGTCACGGGATTGATCGGGTAA
- the ftsY gene encoding signal recognition particle-docking protein FtsY, with protein sequence MFDGLKDKLSSFQRDAEEELDEAASEAADPEAESEIESEKAEPDAPDDEGDVEAEAGAETEPGTTTAASAGVESDAGPETEGPDGEPASATADEPTEPAAERSTETAADAARRGWSTSRTDDDREADEAESDDEEGSDLGLGTRAKLFATGQSLIEAGELDDPLFDLEMALLESDVEMSVAEAILDRLREELTGATRAQVKTTGTVVEEALAEALREVISVGQFDFDERIAAADKPVTIVFTGINGVGKTTTIAKLARYFEERGLSTVLANGDTYRAGANEQLGEHADRLGKKLIAHDQGSDPAAVLYDAVEYAEANDIDVVLGDTAGRLHTSNDLMAQLAKIDRVVDPDMTLFVDEAVAGQDATNRAEEFDDAAAINGAILAKADADSQGGAAISIAHVTGKPILFLGTGQGYDDIERFDPDVLVDRLLGGEE encoded by the coding sequence ATGTTCGACGGACTCAAGGACAAGCTCTCCTCCTTCCAGCGCGACGCCGAGGAGGAACTCGACGAGGCGGCCAGTGAGGCCGCAGACCCCGAAGCCGAGAGTGAAATCGAGAGCGAGAAGGCCGAACCCGACGCTCCCGACGATGAGGGCGACGTCGAGGCAGAAGCCGGAGCCGAGACGGAGCCGGGGACCACGACGGCGGCGTCAGCGGGAGTCGAAAGCGACGCGGGCCCCGAAACGGAAGGCCCCGACGGTGAACCCGCATCGGCGACGGCAGACGAGCCAACGGAGCCGGCGGCGGAGCGGTCCACGGAGACCGCCGCCGACGCGGCACGTCGAGGATGGTCGACATCGAGGACGGACGACGATCGAGAAGCGGACGAGGCGGAGAGTGACGATGAGGAGGGAAGCGATCTCGGTCTCGGGACGCGCGCGAAGCTGTTCGCCACGGGGCAGTCACTGATCGAGGCGGGCGAGCTCGACGATCCCCTATTCGATCTCGAGATGGCGCTGCTCGAAAGCGACGTCGAGATGAGCGTCGCCGAGGCGATCCTTGACCGACTCCGCGAGGAACTCACTGGCGCGACCCGCGCCCAGGTCAAGACCACCGGCACGGTGGTCGAGGAGGCGCTCGCCGAGGCACTTCGAGAGGTCATCAGCGTCGGTCAGTTCGACTTCGACGAGCGAATCGCCGCAGCCGACAAACCCGTGACGATCGTCTTCACGGGAATCAACGGTGTCGGGAAGACGACGACGATCGCGAAGCTCGCACGCTACTTCGAGGAGCGCGGCCTTTCGACCGTGCTCGCGAACGGCGACACCTATCGGGCGGGCGCGAACGAGCAGTTGGGCGAGCACGCAGACCGGTTGGGAAAGAAGCTGATCGCCCACGACCAGGGCTCGGATCCCGCCGCCGTGCTCTACGACGCCGTCGAGTACGCCGAGGCGAACGATATCGACGTGGTGTTGGGGGATACGGCGGGTCGGCTCCACACCTCGAACGACCTGATGGCCCAGTTGGCAAAGATCGATCGGGTGGTCGATCCCGACATGACGCTGTTCGTGGACGAGGCGGTCGCGGGCCAGGACGCCACCAATCGTGCCGAGGAGTTCGACGACGCCGCGGCGATCAACGGCGCAATTCTGGCGAAGGCAGACGCCGACTCCCAGGGCGGGGCGGCGATCTCGATCGCCCACGTCACCGGCAAGCCGATCCTCTTTTTGGGCACTGGCCAAGGCTACGACGACATCGAGCGGTTCGATCCCGACGTGCTCGTCGACCGGCTGCTCGGCGGCGAGGAGTAG
- a CDS encoding magnesium transporter, whose amino-acid sequence MTVAEVAREAYREALPALSASLVGGLLAGVVLGGMREELRAVSGLLVLVPALLATRGNVYSSLGARIATALHQGLVEPRVRGGDPRLRSAVAASIANGLLASAFAATAAYVVLWALAASPAPLATLVGISVLAGLLSGVTLSTVVVLAVFAGYRRGYNPDTLVGPLVTTTGDVFGIAYLLLAVRIVLALGGG is encoded by the coding sequence ATGACCGTCGCCGAGGTCGCGCGCGAGGCCTACCGCGAGGCGCTGCCGGCGCTGTCGGCGAGCCTCGTCGGTGGCCTTCTCGCGGGCGTGGTCCTCGGCGGGATGCGTGAGGAACTCCGAGCGGTATCCGGACTTCTCGTGCTCGTGCCCGCGCTGCTCGCGACGCGGGGCAACGTCTACAGCTCACTCGGCGCGCGGATCGCCACCGCGCTCCACCAGGGCCTCGTCGAACCTCGCGTGCGCGGCGGCGACCCTCGGCTCCGGTCGGCGGTTGCGGCGTCGATCGCGAACGGATTGCTCGCGAGCGCGTTCGCCGCGACCGCGGCGTACGTCGTCCTGTGGGCACTTGCGGCGTCGCCCGCGCCGCTCGCCACGCTCGTCGGGATCTCGGTACTCGCCGGGCTGCTCTCGGGCGTGACGCTCTCGACGGTGGTCGTACTCGCGGTGTTCGCTGGCTACCGGCGGGGGTACAACCCCGACACGCTGGTCGGGCCGCTCGTCACCACCACCGGCGACGTGTTCGGGATCGCCTACCTGTTGCTCGCGGTGCGGATCGTGCTCGCGCTCGGGGGTGGCTGA
- a CDS encoding antitoxin VapB family protein, which translates to MGIADEQIRVSSGVKRELERQKRAGESYNEVLERMLAEQPAASFEDGFGRWSDEEAARVREGRRQTREKRKRRMRRER; encoded by the coding sequence ATGGGGATCGCCGACGAGCAGATCCGCGTCAGCAGCGGGGTGAAGCGTGAACTCGAACGGCAAAAACGCGCCGGCGAGTCGTACAACGAAGTGCTGGAACGGATGCTCGCCGAACAGCCTGCGGCGAGTTTCGAGGACGGGTTCGGTCGCTGGTCCGACGAGGAGGCAGCACGCGTCCGCGAAGGACGCCGGCAGACACGGGAGAAGCGAAAGCGTCGGATGAGGCGCGAGCGCTGA
- a CDS encoding 50S ribosomal protein L31e, with amino-acid sequence MSAEDFEERVVTVPLRDVKAGANHEGADRAMKIIRDHLAQHFKTDHDAVRLDPSINEAVWARGRGNPPSKLRVRAARFEEEGERVVEAEHAE; translated from the coding sequence ATGAGCGCCGAGGACTTCGAGGAGCGGGTCGTGACGGTCCCGCTCCGGGACGTGAAGGCGGGCGCGAACCACGAGGGTGCGGACCGGGCGATGAAGATCATCCGGGATCACCTCGCACAGCACTTCAAGACCGATCACGACGCGGTGCGGCTCGACCCCTCCATCAACGAGGCGGTCTGGGCGCGCGGCCGGGGCAACCCCCCGAGCAAGCTCCGCGTGCGGGCGGCCCGGTTCGAGGAGGAAGGCGAGCGCGTGGTCGAAGCCGAGCACGCGGAGTAG
- the pfdA gene encoding prefoldin subunit alpha yields the protein MSLGGGGGGGQLEQLSEEIENLERHEQALEQEIEEFQEEQREIDEATEALDALESGSTVQVPLGGDAYVRAEIQDIDEAVVSLGGGYAAERDKEGAIDTLETKRDALDDRIEEVREEITEVEGERNELEQQAQQMQQQQMQQLQGQMGGMGEEADDDE from the coding sequence ATGAGCCTCGGTGGTGGCGGCGGTGGCGGCCAGCTCGAACAGCTTTCCGAGGAGATCGAGAACCTCGAACGCCACGAGCAGGCGCTCGAACAGGAGATCGAGGAGTTCCAGGAGGAGCAGCGCGAGATCGACGAGGCGACCGAGGCGCTCGACGCGCTCGAAAGCGGCTCCACAGTTCAGGTCCCGCTCGGCGGCGACGCGTACGTCCGGGCCGAGATCCAGGATATCGACGAGGCAGTGGTGAGCCTCGGTGGCGGGTACGCCGCCGAGCGCGACAAGGAGGGCGCGATCGACACCCTCGAAACCAAACGCGACGCGCTCGACGACCGGATCGAGGAGGTCCGCGAGGAGATCACCGAGGTCGAGGGCGAACGCAACGAGCTCGAACAGCAGGCCCAGCAGATGCAACAACAGCAGATGCAGCAGCTCCAGGGCCAGATGGGCGGCATGGGCGAGGAAGCGGACGACGACGAGTAA
- the thpR gene encoding RNA 2',3'-cyclic phosphodiesterase, giving the protein MRLFVSVDLDGFAAEIRSVQERVGDASGVRRTDPENVHVTLKFLGEVEEERVSDLAANLADAIDEAGVEPFAAVFGGLGAFPSEEYIRVIWVGVREGGDELARLHGAIENRTTEMGFDPADHEFTPHATIARMDHAGGKDRVQRALRESDPTVGALNVDEVRLTESVLADDGPEYTTVERFEL; this is encoded by the coding sequence ATGCGACTGTTCGTGAGCGTCGATCTCGACGGGTTCGCCGCGGAGATCAGGAGCGTTCAGGAGCGGGTCGGCGACGCGAGCGGGGTGCGACGCACCGATCCCGAGAACGTCCACGTGACGCTGAAGTTCCTCGGCGAGGTCGAGGAAGAGCGGGTGTCGGATCTCGCGGCGAATCTGGCCGACGCGATCGACGAGGCGGGTGTCGAGCCGTTCGCGGCCGTCTTCGGCGGGCTCGGCGCGTTCCCGAGCGAGGAGTACATCCGCGTGATCTGGGTCGGCGTCCGCGAGGGTGGCGACGAGCTTGCCAGGCTCCACGGAGCGATCGAGAATCGAACCACCGAGATGGGGTTCGATCCCGCCGATCACGAGTTCACGCCGCACGCGACGATCGCCCGGATGGATCACGCCGGCGGCAAGGATCGGGTCCAGCGCGCGCTCCGCGAGAGCGATCCCACCGTCGGGGCGCTCAACGTGGACGAGGTCCGACTGACCGAGAGCGTGCTCGCCGACGACGGCCCGGAGTACACGACCGTCGAGCGCTTCGAGTTGTGA
- a CDS encoding translation initiation factor IF-6, whose amino-acid sequence MLRAAFSGSAYVGVFARATDDCVLVRPDVDDDLLAALTDELGVSAVRTTVAGSGTVGALVAGNSNGLVTSSRLTDVERDRLDDALDVPVAELPGRINAAGNVVLANDHGAYLHPDLPDEAVSTVEEHLDVPADRGALAGVRTVGTAAVATNRGVLCHPKSTDEELDHVEELLGVPADIGTINYGAPVVGSGLLANSHGYVAGEETTGPELGRIEDALGYIE is encoded by the coding sequence GTGCTCCGCGCGGCCTTTTCCGGTTCGGCGTACGTCGGCGTCTTCGCCCGAGCCACCGACGACTGCGTGCTCGTTCGACCCGACGTCGACGACGACCTTCTCGCGGCGCTGACCGACGAGCTCGGCGTCTCCGCGGTGCGAACCACGGTCGCCGGCTCCGGCACCGTGGGCGCGCTCGTCGCGGGCAACTCCAACGGGTTGGTGACGAGCAGCCGTCTCACCGACGTCGAGCGCGACCGGCTCGACGACGCGCTCGACGTGCCCGTGGCGGAGCTGCCCGGCCGGATCAACGCCGCCGGCAACGTCGTGCTCGCGAACGACCACGGGGCGTACCTCCACCCGGATCTCCCCGACGAGGCAGTATCGACCGTCGAGGAACATCTCGACGTGCCGGCCGATCGGGGTGCACTCGCTGGCGTTCGAACTGTCGGCACGGCGGCGGTCGCCACCAATCGGGGCGTGCTCTGCCATCCGAAAAGCACCGACGAGGAGCTGGATCACGTCGAGGAGCTGCTCGGCGTTCCGGCGGACATCGGGACCATCAACTACGGTGCGCCGGTGGTGGGGTCGGGACTGCTCGCCAACTCTCACGGGTACGTCGCGGGCGAGGAGACGACCGGGCCAGAGCTCGGTCGGATCGAGGACGCGCTCGGCTACATCGAGTGA
- a CDS encoding tetratricopeptide repeat protein, which translates to MTDDESERAPDAERNRDAADDHDPRPAADEPVPDPADDAADDHQFSAGQGFGEPEGFDLDPPELSVDPSEVDPVDSRAVADLLDERQLGAGDVDAEELVDVGLNYLRINRYEQATETLERAARFADDESTEQEAWVNKGAAHAELEEYDEAIGAHQEALRIDDRSEHAASAETNLASALWEAGRSEQALEHAERAVEIDARFPQAWFNRGFFLLERGLASEALDAFDNAIRLGFRNAEVIEEKARALEETGEDEKAEELAAEARELREEAEEELVRDRQRA; encoded by the coding sequence ATGACCGACGACGAGTCCGAACGCGCCCCCGACGCCGAACGGAATCGCGATGCCGCCGACGACCACGATCCTCGCCCCGCAGCCGACGAGCCCGTCCCCGATCCCGCCGACGACGCCGCGGACGACCACCAGTTCTCCGCGGGTCAGGGGTTCGGCGAGCCCGAGGGGTTCGATCTCGACCCGCCCGAGCTCTCGGTCGACCCGAGCGAGGTCGATCCCGTCGACTCGCGCGCGGTGGCCGACCTGCTCGACGAGCGCCAGCTCGGTGCCGGTGACGTGGATGCCGAAGAACTCGTCGACGTGGGGCTGAACTACCTCCGGATCAACCGCTACGAGCAGGCGACTGAAACGCTGGAACGCGCCGCCCGCTTCGCCGACGACGAGTCGACCGAACAGGAGGCGTGGGTCAACAAGGGCGCGGCCCACGCCGAACTCGAAGAGTACGACGAGGCGATCGGCGCGCACCAGGAGGCGCTCCGGATCGACGATCGGAGCGAACACGCCGCGAGCGCCGAGACCAACCTCGCCTCGGCGCTCTGGGAGGCCGGCCGGTCCGAGCAGGCGCTGGAACACGCCGAACGCGCCGTCGAGATCGACGCACGCTTCCCACAGGCGTGGTTCAATCGCGGCTTTTTCCTGCTCGAACGCGGGCTCGCGAGCGAGGCGCTCGACGCGTTCGACAACGCGATCCGGCTGGGATTCCGAAACGCCGAGGTCATCGAGGAGAAAGCGCGCGCGCTGGAGGAAACCGGCGAGGACGAGAAAGCCGAGGAGCTCGCCGCGGAGGCGCGCGAACTCCGCGAGGAGGCCGAAGAGGAGCTCGTCCGTGATCGTCAACGAGCGTGA